The genomic region CTAACCCCACCTTGCATCTTCCACATTCATTTtgtgctccgccgccttcctcttctgctgcttcgtCTGATGTCCGATCcgtcgcccctccctccctccctccctccctcttcagcgcgcagacacgccccaccgcggcagcgtcatACCCGTGCCTCTCGCAAGCAGAGGCGCACTCGAcacgctcacacgcacgcagcgaggaggcgaggcAGAGACAAGCAGCCGTAAAGCAAAAAGGGAAAATACTTAGATGTGACGCATGGCGAATATTGCGGAGTCTGCCGTGCTTGTgtcctcggcctcctcggcgcAGGCGGTCGCGAAGCTGACACAAGTTCAGGGCCCCACGTCGGGCTTCGACAAGGCCCAACACATCATCGGTTCCTACTCAACAATGGGATTCCAGGCGACAAACTACGGTCTCGCCCGCTCCATCGCCCAGCGCATGATTCGAAAGCAGCCCCCTTCGAAGGTCTATCAAATAAAGGATGGCAAGTACGTACTGGTGCCGCCCGATGTCGGCGAGGACGGGAGGACGTTGCAACAAGAGCATGTCTACCCGAACCTGTTCATGGGTGTGTCTGCCAACCTCATGGGCACTGGTTGTCGCGAGGCGGTTCGGTTTCTTGTGCAGGAGGGTGTTGCCCATCGCTCGCCCGAAGcgtctgctgccgcgtcAGCAGACGGAACAGACGACCAGCTAATGTTTGCGCGACTCAAGAGGGAGTACGTCGAGACGTACGGTGGCCCTCCACACCCGGACGAGGAGGTACCTCGTGCTCACAGCTTCCTGTGCGCCATCGTCgtgagcggcggtggtgtggagcacgacctgcgccgcgcctgcacggCTTACACACTGCACTACTACGCCAGCGAAGCACAAGGACATGTAAGCAGCACCATCTCCTCCGAGGCCACAGCGCCGTTGGAAGGCCTACAGCAGCGGGCGGAAACGCCTCTCGGCactggcgcggcggccggcgcaGCGAAGCCAGCGCGCTTCGGCAACGTCGAGTACCCACCGCAGGGCAGCCCCGGCTCTGCGCTATTCGACCGCCTCATGCGCACATTTGCTCAGCGCCTCTGCGCCCGCCAGGCACGGTTGCGTGCGGCTGCTATGGCGAAGCCGATTCCTGACAAGTACGACGACGTTTGTAGCTGGTCCGTCACTCCCAGCGAGGTGTGGGCGCTGTGCGGGTTGTGGCTGGTCGACATGctcgcggaggcgctgagGGCTGTGCAGAGCTGTCCGTCTCACTTGACGAGCGGTTCTGGGGTGGGCACTGCAGAATCCGTCACCGCGAACGGGAAGGGGCAGGAAGCAGATCGAGATGCACACATTGCTACATCGGCGTTGTATCGTGCGGAAGCACTCGCCAGGGCACGCACAACTGTCGTCTACTGGGCAGCCGTGCAGCAGGTCTCTCTGTTCAGCCCTTCCTTCGTCGACGGCGACATCACGAGCTACCTGTTGCCCACGCCCGTCCCTGCAGCCCGTCCTGCGCACCGAAAAGGCGGTTCAGTTGCGGACGAGAGCGCTGCCAATTCGAAGGAGTTGAAGAGACGTCGAAAagcctcctcgtcttcgcccacggcggccaccgcgGTGGAGGACGAACCTCCGGTGGTGGAGCGCCTGCAGATCGATCTCGTCCGTGACGTGTACTCGATCAACAAGCTCGCCATGCTCAGCAAGAAGACCGGCATGCTCatctgtggtggtggtgtcgtGAAGCATCACGTATGTAACGCCAACCTCATGCGCAACGGCGCGGACTTCACCATCATCCTGAACAACGGGCAGGAGTTCGACGGCTCTGACGCCGGTGCCAAACCCGAGGAGGCACTTTCGTGGGGGAAGGTACGGATGGAAGGGGCGTTCGTGAAGGTGTATGGAGAGGTCAGCACGTACCTCCCGCTCCTGGTGGCGGACGTTTtcgtgccggcggtgcggcagcgtaGGGCTACGGAcgacgcgcagccgcgcaggaGGCAATCCTCGCGAGgcgcgcgtctgccgcaAGACGTCTCCGGGCACTCTCACCTGTGTCGTGGAGAATGATGTCGAGACGCGAAAGGGCGGAGTGGGCTGgtggcgcacgcgtgtgATGTCTGGTCTCGCGTACGTGCGCGTTcagagaaaagaagggggaagTGTGTTGAATGGGGTGCATGCGGCGCGGGGCCATGTTGCGCTCCATCACTCCACGCCTTCCCGCCTTCCTACGTGCCTCCGTTGGTCCGCCGTTGCCACCGCCATCTCCGTCCTTTGGCGCTCTAGCGCAGAGCCATTCCTCCATCACTGGTGCACACAAGGGCACACgcagggcagcagcacccatACCCGGAAGCATGGAGGGGAATCGGCAGTGCATCAAGCcagtgcgcgcgtgctcagTAGCGCGCATCACGAGAAGGCTTGCGGCACTCTTTCTCTTCGTGTGCAACAAGAGGGCTCATCCGCCTTGTTGGTCTTTTCCTTGTCTCGAATCTAAGCCTGCCATCGATGCGGGCCGTCATGCAAGTCGCACCGGTGGGAGGGGCGAATCGCATCGCGCGAGCATAAACAGCGACAGCAGGTAAAGCGAAGGAAAGGCACACAGGAAGGGCACGGTTGATCCGATAGCAGATGCAAGGCGCACCATTTTTTTACGATGTTGCGGCGCACGCATAGTTGcccctcgcacacacacacacacacaccctctcCTGTGCGCGCCAGCGGAATTCGTAAGGAGATGGCTCGGTGGGGAGTGGCTCTTGGGCTGTGAAAAACGTAGggcagggggtgggggggggcggaatATGGGCGAAAGAGTATTATTGTCCACTGGAAGGGTATCGGTGCGTGCAGAGCGCTGAAAGAGCAGCcgcctacacacacacacatacatacatacacctccttgctctcttcgccctccccctccccccatcccTACCCCCTGTTCTTGGTTATTGCTCTGAGGTGCTCCTCGAAGCTCGAGTCTCGCACTCGCCacgcccgctgcggcgtACCAtgcgctccccccccctcaccctcctTCTTTCCCCTCGTTGTTTTCCGTCTCACCATCACTGTCGTTCTCTGCCGCCAGGAAGTGGTCTGCGAAGTTctcgtcgctgcccttctccctctctaaTCGAATACACATGCCCCCGCATCCGCGGCGAGCACCAACACACACTCGCAAGCGCAAAAATCTATCCACAAGCACATGCGTTGCACGCTGAGCGGACCTCCTCGATCAAATGGATGTCCCTTTCTCCCCGGGGAGCGGCAACTCTCTCATGAGCCtgctcctcgccgccgttgtgCCGTTCCTGTGCCTGCGGGCCTTCACCTTCCTTTTCCACGCCTGGCCCAACTTTTTTTATCGGTGGCTCACCTCGTACTTTGATAGGCAAGTTGCCATGGTCATGGCGCGAGTGAACCCCAATCGCGTTATCCAGGACGATGTGATGATTCGCAGCATTATGGGATACGTCTCCTACTGCTacgcgcgcggcgtgcagcgcggcgccgacgcgtgcGATGCCGTCGCCACGGCGGACTACGAGTACAGCTTTCTCTTTGACAAGTCGGACATGTTCGAAGAGGACTGGGTGCCCTACTCGCCACGCTTCCGCTCGCTCTTCGGACGCGTGATTGCCTCTTGCATGCAACTTTCCGTTGTCCCCAGCCACGGGCATTCCATCCAAGTGGAGCCCGGGCTCTTCGTGCGCTTTCTTCCGAACAGGTACGcccgaggtggcggcagagACGAAGATGGGCGGTGGTCGGAGGAGAGCCAGCAGAGCTCGGAGTGCCCTAACCGTGGTAAACGGCCTGGTGCCGCGGCAGGCGAGCTGAACCAGGTTGACAAGCTGAACATGTACATGTTCTACAGCATGCGCAGGTACGCGCAAAACATGGATGATCATCCGGAGCCGTGCGTGGATGGCAGAGCAGATGCGCTCATCTCCGAGGAGCGCCCCTTTGACCCCGGGGCGCAGAGCAATGCAGACCAAGgcaggggcggcggtggcggcagcagcaacagcagcacgcagTCGGAGTCGACCTTTTTTGAGGACCCCAAACAGCCACCTGAAGAGCACATCGTCGTGCTCGAGTATCGTCGACCGCTCCCACACGAGCATTCACAGGCTCTatgcaacagcagcgacacccaTGGCGGCGCTAGCAAGTACGACGCATCGCAGTCGGCGGAAGACATGATTGAAGGCTTTCTGGGGCGTGTCCACAGGTGGTACCTGGGGCACGTGGCGCAGAGGAAGCGAGCAGCGCCCTTGGTGATCTATCCGTCGCTGTTGATGGCACAACTCAAGAAGATGGGCACCGTGGCACCAAAAATGCACTATATAGATCCACATGCCGAGTTCTCCGGAAAGTACTATGTGCTAGAAAGTGCGGCACTGGGGAGCGAGGAAAGCAtgggcgcggcggctgccagcTCCGCATCATTTTCTGTGAAGGCGGGAACGAAAGCAGGCGACAGCACcatcgtcaccgccgcgcggAAACTGGCAACGACGCCGACGGGAGGTCACGTGGGCCTTCGCGGCGCCGAACTGTCAAGCGAGTCGCGAGGCAAAACATTCAACTCGCTCTTCTTTCCTGGAAAGACACGCGTCCTGTCGATGATTGACGACTTTGTGGAGGAGCGTGGCCGCTTCGGTGTGCCGGGAGTCGTACCTCGGCTTACCTTCTTCCTGTACGGAGCACCTGGCACGGGCAAGACGTCGTTTGTGAAGGCTCTGGCGCGGCATCTGCGGCGCAACCTCGTGGTGGTCTCCATGAGCGAGATCATCACGGTGAACGAGTTGCAGAGAGTTCTGCAGCCCTTCGACATGGAGCtgagagagggtggggaaAGCCGCAGCAGGGATGCAGGGTCTCTAAGCGTCTGCCCGCATCAGTCCGTGTACGTCTTCGAAGACTTCGATGCGATCGGTGACGCCTGGGAGGCGTTGATAAAGATGCAAGCGCGGCAGAGGAAACTGGCGGAGGAGCGACAGCTGGGGAAGTCGACGAAGTCCTCTGGCGGCAAGGTGAGAGGCAGCGAtgacggtgatggtggcAAGTCGCAGGCAGCTTCACCTTCCTCGTCTGCGGGCTCAAGATCTGGCGAGTCTTTCGACAGTCACgaggacgacggcagcgacagcgacgacggcgactcGGAGTGCAGGGACACGTTTCTATTGAGAGATAGCTTGCCAGAGGAGCTCACCCGCGACCATCTCACGGTAGAGCGCTTCATTGACCTCTTCAACGGCTTGAACCTGCCCGACTCCTTCATCGCCGTCTTCACCACGAATCATCCAGAGAGGATCAACCCGCTCATCGCGTCCTCGTCCGTGATGGATGTGACGTTGAACATGGGGATGCTCGACGAGGAATGTGCGACGCAGATGGTCGAGCACTACTATGCTGCCGAGCTCGACGATCAAACggtggacggcggcggccgacgGCACCTCTCCATCTCACAGCTTGAGGCTCTGCGTGCGGCACTGCGGGTGTTTAATGTCGGCTCCACTGGACTAAGTGGGGCGCTGTTGGAGAAGATGTGCGTCGAGTGCGACACAGTCGCGGCCTTGACGGCACGGCTGCGCTCAGTGGACTCTTCTGACTCGGTGGACGTGTTTTAGGGGGCACCTCTCTAAAGTTACACGTCTGCGCAATCTGGCGCAATGGGCGGGCGCGGCAGCTCGCCAATGCTGCTGTAGTCGCCTCTTTAAACTGTTACCCGCGCCGGCATGTCggcgtctccctctccctcttcctctatgtgcctgtgcgcgtgcgtgtgttgggTGCATCCtctgctccgctgcggcctttcgcccccccccctgatCGGCTCGGTGCGACGTGGCCATTTTCGTCTTCGCTCGGCCGTTGTGGACTTTGCGTAAAACTCCCGCCCTGCCCCCTTTGGCCGCGTGTGAGCGCGGAACGCGTCCCCGTGCTGCAGGGGCCTTCTCGGTGCGTGTTGGGTGAAGAAAAACCCGGCGTGCTCCGTGGGCGGGCGTGTGGTGCGGCTGTATCGCCTTCGACGCTTCTGTGACTTGCATGGTTTCGTGTTACATCGTCTCTGGCTTATGTTGCGCGCACAGCCCCGCGCCAGCCCCGCTGGTCCGCTCCTTCTCGTCGTCTTCCACCATcaccttcaccaccaccaccagaaCCCACTGacacccccttctcctccagtgttgttgctgccgctgcggatgctgGTGCCGGGGCCGAGGACAGAGACATGTGTGGAGGCAGGGCGAGAGAAGCGCAAGCAATCACATGCACACGTCTGCTAGCACGCGTAACCCACCCCCTTCACCCAGCCAACCATACACCGGCCCGCCCAACATGGACGAAAGAAGGCACGCGACCTGATCAACGCACATGCCGACCTTCAGGCGAGCACGCCATAAGCGACCCTACTTCCGCAAGTCTGCGAGCGCTCACTTCTCGTGTGCACCCGTGATGAGCGCACGTCTGCGTCGCGCGAAACATGCCGGACAGCCGCAACGACAagttctctctctctcttaccTCTTTACGCGACTGGTGCGCCATCTttgctgcccccccccgcccctgccCATCTCCCTCCTTGTGTCATCGACGTCTTGGCatcccaccccacccatcctctcctcccctgtGCACTGATAtctgcatgcacacacacacacgcatatgTATATCGATAACTATACACGAATGTGCAACGCAGCATAACGTCATCGCTACGCCTGCCATCCCCTGTAAGCTAACTCGCAAAGGTCTTGCTCCGAGCCCTaccgccccgcccccacccccagcaccatcaccactaccaccacctTATTTTCTTTTCTTGCatcgtgtgctgctgcttgcgtgCTCTTCCGGGTCTTAGGAGGAGCAAGCGCACGTCTTGTCATCTGCCCagcctgcacgcgcacacatacaccatTGTCGAGCTCGCGTGGTACTTGTCAGGGTACCTTCGATCGCTGCTATTCGTATTGCACTCCTCGCACGCTTCCCGAAGCGTCCGCTCCTCGCAGCCAAGATGGCGGCTCAGATGGTGCCGATCGACCCGGACAAGAAGGATGATGTCTACTACCGTTACAAGATGCCCGCCGTGCAGACCAAGGTGGAGGGTAGCGGCAACGGTATCAAGACGGTGCTGCCGAACATTCACGACATCTGTCTGGTGATCAACCGCCCGGAGGAAGTACTCATGAAGTACTTTCAGTTCGAACTCGGGGCGCAGCGTACGGTGTCGACGAAGGACGACAAGTTCCTGCTGATGGGTGCCCACCCCACGGAGCGCATGCAGGACAAGCTGTACGACTTCATTCGAAAGTTCGTGTTGTGCAAGTACTGCCGCAACCCGGAGACGGCCATTCACCTCGACGCTGGCAAGAAGGGCTCCGCCTCCATCAGTATGGTGTGCGGTGCGTGCGGTAAGCGGTCCAGCTTCGATGAGCACCGTACCAAGACCTTCATGGCGCAGTACTACGAGAAGCATCcggtggaggcgaaggcggccaagggtgctgcagaggcgcGCAAGAAGGACGACGCCCCGGCGGCCGACGAAGTGGCTGCGCCGACCAAGCCGGAGAAGGAGTCGGGCAAGTCAGTCGGCAAGTCGGATCTCACGGACGACCGCGAGGACCCCAAGGTCGTTTTCGCGCGTGTGCTGAAGGAGTCCTGGGGCAAGAACGACGAGCTTGTTGGGCGCACCGTGCGTCTGCTGAGCCAGTACAACCTGCCGGAGCACTACGGACCGCCGATGGCGCTGTCTGCgatgctgctggagcaccgTGA from Leishmania major strain Friedlin complete genome, chromosome 34 harbors:
- the DHS34 gene encoding deoxyhypusine synthase; translated protein: MANIAESAVLVSSASSAQAVAKLTQVQGPTSGFDKAQHIIGSYSTMGFQATNYGLARSIAQRMIRKQPPSKVYQIKDGKYVLVPPDVGEDGRTLQQEHVYPNLFMGVSANLMGTGCREAVRFLVQEGVAHRSPEASAAASADGTDDQLMFARLKREYVETYGGPPHPDEEVPRAHSFLCAIVVSGGGVEHDLRRACTAYTLHYYASEAQGHVSSTISSEATAPLEGLQQRAETPLGTGAAAGAAKPARFGNVEYPPQGSPGSALFDRLMRTFAQRLCARQARLRAAAMAKPIPDKYDDVCSWSVTPSEVWALCGLWLVDMLAEALRAVQSCPSHLTSGSGVGTAESVTANGKGQEADRDAHIATSALYRAEALARARTTVVYWAAVQQVSLFSPSFVDGDITSYLLPTPVPAARPAHRKGGSVADESAANSKELKRRRKASSSSPTAATAVEDEPPVVERLQIDLVRDVYSINKLAMLSKKTGMLICGGGVVKHHVCNANLMRNGADFTIILNNGQEFDGSDAGAKPEEALSWGKVRMEGAFVKVYGEVSTYLPLLVADVFVPAVRQRRATDDAQPRRRQSSRGARLPQDVSGHSHLCRGE
- a CDS encoding putative eukaryotic translation initiation factor 5 — protein: MAAQMVPIDPDKKDDVYYRYKMPAVQTKVEGSGNGIKTVLPNIHDICLVINRPEEVLMKYFQFELGAQRTVSTKDDKFLLMGAHPTERMQDKLYDFIRKFVLCKYCRNPETAIHLDAGKKGSASISMVCGACGKRSSFDEHRTKTFMAQYYEKHPVEAKAAKGAAEARKKDDAPAADEVAAPTKPEKESGKSVGKSDLTDDREDPKVVFARVLKESWGKNDELVGRTVRLLSQYNLPEHYGPPMALSAMLLEHRDDLLSTMKTHARLLKRLCTVPELFSRSEGYDEKELTEFYKREKKIQKTFLRECAKEFATNFTPDKFAVLIFMLFVEGVLRDRSIADWAKDTKPFSDADPKVQEEMRQKVAPVVSWLGMDANADP